CCGGGGTAAATACCCGCATCACCAGTTTTTCGCCAAAGGCGGTCGGCATGGTGGAAAGACGCAGCTCGACCTCATTGCCTTCGGTGGTCAGCGTTTTGATGCGGCCATCCTGCGGTCGGCGTTTTTCCACCATGTCCATGCGGCCCAGCAGTTTGATGCGGCTGGTAATGGCATTCATGATGGTGGAAGGCAGCTGGTACACCTGATGCAGCACGCCATCAATGCGGAAGCGCATGATGCCGATATTGCGGCGGGGTTCCAGATGGATATCGCTGGCGCGCTGCTCAAACGCATATTTGAACAGCCAGTCCACGATGTTGACGATATGTTGCTCGTTGGCGTCCAGATTCTTGTTCTTGCCCAGCTCCACCAGTTGCTCGAAGTTCTGTACCCCGATGATCTGCCCGGCCTTGGCGGTATTGGCCAGGTTGATGGAGTTGGCGAGGTTGTACACCTCGGGCAGGTAACGGTTGATCTCCAGTGGATTGGCGATGACCAGGCGTATCTTGAGATTCATGATGCGCTCAAGATCGGGAATCCAGTCGGTCAGGAAAGGCTCTGCCGTGGCGATGGTGGCTTCGTTGGCGCCCACCTTGACCGGCATGATCTTGAGCCGTTCGGCATAGGCTTTGGAGACGACTTGCGCTACCGATCCGAAATCCAGATTGAGCGGGTCTATATGAAAGTAATCGAGGCCTACCCGTTTTGCCAGCCACTCGGTCAGGTTTTCAACGGACAAGGGCTTGTGTGGGCTTAGCAGGCTTTTCCACTTTTGTTCGCCGATGACGACCAGTGGATGCAGGTTGGATTTGTCCAGCTTGCGGTCTTTATATAACTGCTCGGCATCCTTTTTTTCCACCATGCCGTCATTCACCAGCATGCGCAATACATCGCCGATGGTGAGGCGGCCTTGCAAAGGTTTGGCTGTGGCAGCGACTTTGCTCATGTGGGGTCCTTCGGTATGCCCTGTTGTCATATTTCAGTCATTCAGGATAGTGGCAAACGCGCTCACGGGTCTAGCGTTTTTACGATTGTAAGTGTTGTTGTTTCAAGACTTTGAATCTTCACTCTTCGATATTCAGTCTTGAAACCGGAGCGATAAGTCTATCGCATGTACGTGTTTGGTCAGGCCGCCAATGGAAATGCGGTCCACACCGGTTTCCGCAATGTCGCGCACGGTCTCCAGCTCCACTCCCCCCGATGCTTCCAGAATGGCACGTCCGGCATTCAGTGCCACTGCCTCGCGCATGCCGGCCAGATCAAAGTTATCCAGCAGAATTAATTCTGCACCTGCGGCCAGCGCTTCTTCAAGCTGAGCCAGGGATTCCACCTCAATCTGCAGGCTGGCATGCGAGCTCAATTTGATGGCGGCTTGCATCACCGCCGCAATGCTGCCTGCAGCGGCAATATGATTTTCCTTGATCAGAATGCCATCGTACAAGCCCATGCGCTGGTTCAAGCCACCGCCGACGGTGACCGCATATTTTTGTGCCATGCGCAGTCCGGGCAGGGTTTTACGGGTATCCAGAATTCGCGCTTTGGTGCCCTGCACCGCTTGCACGTAGCGCGCGGTGACCGTGGCGGTCGCCGATAAGGTCTGCAGGAAATTCAGCGCGCAGCGCTCGGCAGTCAGAATTTGTCGGGCATTGCCAGTGATGATGCACAAGGTTTGTCCGGCGCTGACTTCAGCCCCTTCGCTGATCTGCCACTGCAGCCTGGCTTGCGGAGCCAATCGCGCAAAGCAGGCCTCCACCCAGGGAATGCCGCATATTATCGCCGGCTCGCGGCTGATCAAGGTGGCATGCGCATGCTGGTCGGCGGGTACCAGACTCGCGGTCAGGTCGCCGCTGCCAATGTCTTCGGCAATGGCCGCCTCGATATTGCGCTGGATCGCGCTTTGTAATTCGGGGGAGAGCAGGGGAACGGATAGGGTGGTGGTCATGATTTACATTATAATGCCGACTAAGCTTATCTTCGTCGAATCCTCCATCCTTATGAAGCTCTATTACTCACTCACCAGCCCTTATGCCCGCAAAGTTCGTGTGGTCGCTGCCGAAAAACGGATTGATATCGAGATGGTGCAGGTGGTGCTCTCTGACCCTGACTGTCCCGTGCCTGACCATAATCCCTTGGGCAAGATACCCGTTCTGGTGCTGGATGATGGGGAGAGCATTTTTGATTCGCGCGTGATCGTCGAATTTCTGGATCACCGTACCCCGGTGGCTCACCTGATCCCGCAGGATCATGGGCAGAAAATTCGCGTTCGTCGCTGGGAAGCCCTGGCCGATGGCGTGTGCGATGCCGCCGTGGCGGTGATCATGGAAGGTCGCCGTGCGCCTGAAAAGCAGGATGCGGCTGCGCTGGAAAAACAGATGGGTAAAGTCACGCGCGGCCTTGCAGCCATGAATGATGAACTGGGCGCGGCCAAATGGTGTGTCAACGGCAACTTCAGTCTCGCGGACATTGCACTGGGCTGTGTGCTGGGCTACCTGGATCTGCGCTATGCCCATCTTGGCTGGAAGGACACCTACCCCAACCTGGCACGGCATTATGCGGCCATGCTGCAACGCCCCTCGTTCAAGGATACGATGCCACCCGCCCAATAATGGCTTGGCAGGCGGCGGTGCTGGAGAGTCCAGTGCTGCAGCCTGCCGATCTTCAATGCTGGGACTTCCAGGTCATTTCTTCCGCCCCAGCTTCAAATGCCGCTGCCATCGAGCAGTCCAGCCATACTTTCTATCAAACGGTGCCAGTCAAACTGCGCGGGTAATGATGCCACCACCCAAACACACCTGACTTTCATAGACCACGGCGGATTGCCCCGGCGTGATCGCCCATTGCGGCTGCCCGAAGCGGATTTCTGTTTCGCTTTCTTCCAGGCGATCAATCTCGCAGGGTGCATCTGGCTGGCGATAGCGGGTCTTGGCCGCATATACCCAATGCGTTTCCGGCGCTTCGCCTGCAATCCAGTGCAATTGGCTGGCCACCAGGCCATCGTTGCATAGCAGCGGGTGGTCATGGCCCTGCACGACGATCAGCACATTGCGCTGCATATCCTTGCCCGCCACAAACCACGGCTCGCCATTGCTTTCACGCGAGCCGCCTATTTTCAGGCCCTGACGCTGACCCAGTGTGTAATACATCAGGCCTTCGTGTTCGCCCACCACTTTGCCTTCCGGCGTTTGCATTTCGCCGGGTTCGCGCGGCAGGTAACGATTCAGGAACTCGCGGAACGGACGCTCGCCGATAAAGCAGATGCCGGTGGAGTCTTTTTTGCCTGCCGTGACCAAGCCTTCGCGATGGGCGATTTCACGCACCTCGCGCTTCAGCAGGCCGCCCAGCGGAAACAGGGTTTTGCTGAGCTGAAGCTGGTTAAGGCGATACAGGAAGTAGCTTTGGTCCTTGCTACCGTCTTCTGCCTTTAATAGCTGGAACAAGCCGTTTTTCTCGCGTACTTGCGCGTAATGGCCGGTGGCGATCAGATCCGCGCCCAGGCCCATGGCATGATCCAGAAAGGCCTTGAACTTGATTTCCGAGTTGCAGAAGATGTCCGGATTCGGCGTGCGGC
Above is a window of Methylovorus glucosotrophus DNA encoding:
- the mnmA gene encoding tRNA 2-thiouridine(34) synthase MnmA, whose product is MSKKRVVVGLSGGVDSSVTALLLKEQGYDVVGLFMKNWEDDDTDEYCPAKQDLIDAAAVADKIGIELEAVNFSKEYKERVFQNFLEEYQAGRTPNPDIFCNSEIKFKAFLDHAMGLGADLIATGHYAQVREKNGLFQLLKAEDGSKDQSYFLYRLNQLQLSKTLFPLGGLLKREVREIAHREGLVTAGKKDSTGICFIGERPFREFLNRYLPREPGEMQTPEGKVVGEHEGLMYYTLGQRQGLKIGGSRESNGEPWFVAGKDMQRNVLIVVQGHDHPLLCNDGLVASQLHWIAGEAPETHWVYAAKTRYRQPDAPCEIDRLEESETEIRFGQPQWAITPGQSAVVYESQVCLGGGIITRAV
- a CDS encoding glutathione S-transferase family protein translates to MKLYYSLTSPYARKVRVVAAEKRIDIEMVQVVLSDPDCPVPDHNPLGKIPVLVLDDGESIFDSRVIVEFLDHRTPVAHLIPQDHGQKIRVRRWEALADGVCDAAVAVIMEGRRAPEKQDAAALEKQMGKVTRGLAAMNDELGAAKWCVNGNFSLADIALGCVLGYLDLRYAHLGWKDTYPNLARHYAAMLQRPSFKDTMPPAQ
- a CDS encoding GspE/PulE family protein, producing MSKVAATAKPLQGRLTIGDVLRMLVNDGMVEKKDAEQLYKDRKLDKSNLHPLVVIGEQKWKSLLSPHKPLSVENLTEWLAKRVGLDYFHIDPLNLDFGSVAQVVSKAYAERLKIMPVKVGANEATIATAEPFLTDWIPDLERIMNLKIRLVIANPLEINRYLPEVYNLANSINLANTAKAGQIIGVQNFEQLVELGKNKNLDANEQHIVNIVDWLFKYAFEQRASDIHLEPRRNIGIMRFRIDGVLHQVYQLPSTIMNAITSRIKLLGRMDMVEKRRPQDGRIKTLTTEGNEVELRLSTMPTAFGEKLVMRVFTPDVIVKDFIELGFSPAQDEQWRAWTRQPNGIILVTGPTGSGKTTTLYSTLKQLATPEVNVCTVEEPIEMVEPAFNQMQVQQNIDLSFADGIRTLLRQDPDIIMVGEIRDVETAEMAIQAALTGHLVLSTLHTNDAPSAITRLLDLGVPSYLIQSTVLGIMAQRLVRTLCPACKQPMTIDSDQWHQYTAPWKLPAPAHAHGITGCLECRMTGYRGRSGIYEMLTITPEIKKLITPDADLAKIRAMAYKQGMQPLLINGAEKIAAGLTTMEELSKVAPPLE
- the nadC gene encoding carboxylating nicotinate-nucleotide diphosphorylase translates to MTTTLSVPLLSPELQSAIQRNIEAAIAEDIGSGDLTASLVPADQHAHATLISREPAIICGIPWVEACFARLAPQARLQWQISEGAEVSAGQTLCIITGNARQILTAERCALNFLQTLSATATVTARYVQAVQGTKARILDTRKTLPGLRMAQKYAVTVGGGLNQRMGLYDGILIKENHIAAAGSIAAVMQAAIKLSSHASLQIEVESLAQLEEALAAGAELILLDNFDLAGMREAVALNAGRAILEASGGVELETVRDIAETGVDRISIGGLTKHVHAIDLSLRFQD